GCCACAtcattcatattgatgaaaagtGGTTTTATATGACCAATCCAAAGTGTCGATACTACTTTGGCAGCAATGAAGCTCTTCCTTACAGTAGTTGTAAAAGCAAGAGGTACATAACAAAGATAATGTTCTTAGTCTCTTTGTTTCAAGGCCAACATACAAAGAGAATGGAGAAGTTTTGTTTGATGGGAAGCTGGGTATATGGCCCTTTACTTACCAAGAACCAGCAAAAAGAAAGAGCAAGAATAGGGCAACTGGAACAATAGTAACAAAACCAATTGAATCTATCACAAAGAAGGTGACAAAAGAAGCTTTAATCAACTTAGTGATACCAGCCATTAAACAAAAATGGCCAAAGATTCGCATCAAAGGATATAAGCATACAACAAGATAATGCCAAGCCTCATATAAGTGGGAAAGATAAAGAATTCAAAGAAGCAGCCACTTCAGATGGTTTCAACATCATTTTAGAACAACAACCAGCAAACTCTCCAGATTTAAACATATTGGATTTAGGTTTCTTTAGATCCATTCAATCTTTACAAGATGAAAATCCAGCTAAGACAGTTGAAGAATTAGTGAAGAATGTGACTCAAGCATATGAAGATGAAACTTTTGAAACTTTAGATAATGTTTGGCAAAGCTTGCAAGCTTGTATGGTTGAAATAATGCAAAAAAGGGGGCACAATAACTACCCACTACCACACTTGGCAAAAGCTGCACAAAGGAGGCAAGGGACACTTCCAAGAGATTTGCAAGTAAATGAAGATTTAGTGAAGAAATGCATTCAATTCTTAATTACATGTGGTATGATTGGTGAATTGGATCAACTCATGTTAGACCTAGGTATCCAAGTCCCCTTTTGAACAACCAAGAAGGTTGTTTGTTTGACAAACTATCATCAAGGCTGATTTTGACATGATAGTTTACCAAAATCAAACATCACAAAGTGaaggttgttttattttatttagttcaAGAAATTTGTAAGACTCCATTTTGTAAGACTCCATTTTGTGTTGTGAAGTATGTATGCAATGAACTTGGAAATGGAAAAAAATTTCAGTGAACTTTACTCTCAGCATCACAGCAGCAAATGcaaaactaaatgcaaataaatcAAACATCAGAGTGTAAATGAATGCAAGAAGGTTACTCTCAGCAAGCACATTTTCCTCATTGAGTAACTTGATCACATATAGGTGCCTCATCAAGAGAATACATGGAAACTCAGAAAATGCAAAAAGAGTGTCTCAACATGATAAGACTCTTGGTGGCATCAAATATGGATCAATAACCATATACACCTATGAACAAGGGCACTTCAACATGGGATACATGGAGCACTCTGTTTAGGAGTATATGTGTATTGTCCTTACAAGTAAGGCAACAACAATATTTAACCTCTCAGTCAAGTAAAGACCTTCACTGAGGTTAAATATGACAAAGAAAAAAGGCAAGTAAAACATGACATTTGTAGTTTAGTGATGACAAAGAAGGTTACTCGTGAAGCAAAGCAATTGTGCCTCATGGAGTAACATGACTACATATAAGTGCCTCATCAGGAGGAAACAAAACATGGAAACTCAACTAAATTAGAGAGTATCTCAACATGAAATTCCCCTTGGTGGCAGCAAATATAGGGCAGTAACCTTAAAATTTCAACAACACATACACAAATGTCATGTTTAAAGCCAAATGCAGCAATGAGGGCACAAAGTAGGAAAATGGGAACATCATAGAGAATTAGGAGTAAGAATAACCAAAACAGACAAAATATCCTGCATCGTAAAAATCCAAAGCATCACCAACAGATAACCAAATACCCAACAAACTCCATAACACACGGCCCTTAACACATCCCACATATCTTTGCGAAAGAACGAGGGCACACAAAGTAGGAAAATGGGAACATCATAGAAATTTAGAAGTAACAATAACCAAAATAGACAGAATATCCCGCATCGTAGAAAATCCAAAGATCACCAACAGATAACCAAATACCCAACAAACTCCATAACACAAAGGTAACCAAATACCCAACAAAAACCGTAAATGGACATcagttaaaaaaaaaagagtttaagAGATAAACCTCCTTAAGCACAGTTACTTGTTTTTCCCCAAGTATTTATCAcaaaatttcttaaatttcttTGATGTTGGTGACAAATCAACATCATCAACGGCTTCCTTTGGGACAAAATCAACTTTACCTTCAAAATAAAAAGACAAAATCATCAGATATCGATTTTACAAGTACCAGTTTTAGATTTTACCTTTATTTTACAAATTCCTCTGAAATTTTACAAgtacaaacaacaacacaaatTTAAAAGACGAGTTTCAGATTTTACCTTTATTTTCAGCCTCTTTTTTTCTCTCCCGTTCTATGGATCTCGAACAAAAAGCATTGAACTTTTTAGTACGCGGTGACAAAGACCCAGATCTaccttcatcaacatgaataccAACTTTCTCGTTATAAGCAGGGACATCGTCAATAACAGAATCAGGAACAATGGTGTTTAACTCAGCACAAAACGCAGAAGTAGCCTCGGTATTATCGTCAACATCAGAGTCAAGAAGTGAACCATAACCGGAGTAGGTATCAGGTGCAACATGCCCAACACCGGGGATAAATAGTAGATGATCAAGAGATTCATGGTAAGAGGGAGAAAGTGGTTGGTGTTTTGATGGATTATTTGACATAATCGCAAAAATGATCGAAGAAATATTGATTTTTATGATGGATTTTATGATGAAAAATGAAGATTATAGGATGAGAGGCAGTAAATGAAGGAGATGAAAGGTGAGATCTAGAGAGtgtagagagaaggaggagaaagCAAACGGCGGATGG
This sequence is a window from Silene latifolia isolate original U9 population chromosome 8, ASM4854445v1, whole genome shotgun sequence. Protein-coding genes within it:
- the LOC141594865 gene encoding uncharacterized protein LOC141594865; amino-acid sequence: MKKPNLTDDERHRIVCLLFESCKNNKPEHGKMNEISAMFNVSRRCIHKIWTAAKNQRQGHVPINVRSKIKGKKGKERIPCPIQAIMALDVEKRTTLKRLGKAIGHAPSTCHRWVKEGLIKSHTNSIHPALSNDHKIIRLHFVIGKLVFDRILRCVMFKDMSHIIHIDEKWFYMTNPKCRYYFGSNEALPYSSCKSKRPTYKENGEVLFDGKLGIWPFTYQEPAKRKSKNRATGTIVTKPIESITKKDISIQQDNAKPHISGKDKEFKEAATSDGFNIILEQQPANSPDLNILDLGFFRSIQSLQDENPAKTVEELVKNVTQAYEDETFETLDNVWQSLQACMVEIMQKRGHNNYPLPHLAKAAQRRQGTLPRDLQVNEDLVKKCIQFLITCGMIGELDQLMLDLGIQVPF
- the LOC141594214 gene encoding uncharacterized protein LOC141594214; amino-acid sequence: MSNNPSKHQPLSPSYHESLDHLLFIPGVGHVAPDTYSGYGSLLDSDVDDNTEATSAFCAELNTIVPDSVIDDVPAYNEKVGIHVDEGRSGSLSPRTKKFNAFCSRSIERERKKEAENKGKVDFVPKEAVDDVDLSPTSKKFKKFCDKYLGKNK